A single window of Eucalyptus grandis isolate ANBG69807.140 chromosome 1, ASM1654582v1, whole genome shotgun sequence DNA harbors:
- the LOC104457301 gene encoding OVARIAN TUMOR DOMAIN-containing deubiquitinating enzyme 7 isoform X2, producing the protein MFEPFIEDDAPFEEYCKTMDNDGTWAGHMELQAASLVTPSNICIHRNMSPRWYIRNFDQPGARMIHLSYHDEEHYNSVRLKEDTGDGPARPITIKADSNLSSSSRQAKAGSNNSKSGAGKDITDAGSIKLVMAGSGCENIEKVEKTLLQMYGDVDAAIEYLIAEKGIEDFSEEAVRSPCNADASHGDDASGNSEEQGEEPVEEANKENPPSNSAKWTHDDGSARREDKKIPRNKNCPCGSKRNTSPVAGQGQGKSLQFPSISRSLSALYVKL; encoded by the exons atgttTGAACCATTTATTGAGGATGATGCACCATTTGAGGAGTATTGCAAAACCATGGATAATGATGGCACATGGGCTGGTCATATGGAATTGCAAGCAGCTTCTCTTGTTACACCCAGTAACATTTGCATTCATCGG AACATGTCACCTCGGTGGTACATACGCAACTTTGATCAGCCTGGTGCTCGTATGATCCATTT ATCTTATCATGATGAGGAACATTACAACAGTGTGAGGTTGAAGGAAGACACTGGAGATGGGCCAGCTAGGCCAATTACAATCAAG GCTGATTCTAATCTCTCGTCATCGTCTCGCCAAGCAAAAGCTGGGTCAAACAACTCTAAATCAGGAGCTGGTAAGGATATTACTGATGCTGGATCCATCAAGCTAGTCATGGCTGGAAGTGGTTGTGAGAACATTGAGAAAGTTGAGAAG ACATTGCTGCAAATGTATGGGGATGTTGATGCTGCCATAGAGTATTTGATAGCAGAAAAAGGTattgaagatttttcagaggAAGCTGTCCGGTCTCCCTGCAATGCAGATGCTTCTCATG GTGATGATGCCAGTGGAAATTCTGAGGAACAGGGAGAGGAACCTGTGGAAGAGGCCAATAAAGAAAATCCACCTAGCAATAGCGCTAAATGGACTCATGATGATGGCAGTGCCCGGCGAGAAGACAAG AAAATTCCAAGAAACAAGAATTGTCCATGTGGTTCAAAAAGAAATACAAGTCCTGTTGCGGGTCAGGGACAGGGAAAGTCTCTGCAATTTCCAAGTATTTCTCGTTCTCTCAGTGCTTTATATGTCAAGTTATAG